One window of the Synechococcus sp. CC9311 genome contains the following:
- the ftsY gene encoding signal recognition particle-docking protein FtsY: protein MVYDWFNRGSVPPETPADPLVDPEVQSDQSSAPQPSATEPSGTQPADVQASEPQSTESEDDSLEWARQAYARLKAQKAQAAEAAKTVQDDSTSVQNVVVPPVMEPPAVVPETVVPSVVSPSEEPPALEAPSVEPAQPAPVVEPAVVPAPTPAASASPATTPTPPAPALSFLEQAAAQRDQRQQELEQPAEPNPVPVVPADAQDAPNIDEDEPSLGDFDDAFTWSAEVLAAQGRSAEQVTLEEIDWLGRLRQGLEKTRQGFVTGLLENLGDDPLTPEVLDDLESLLLRADAGVQATDQVLDALRQRMNEQVVDPSEGIRFLKEQLRDLLDEPIKSSAVEVLAPQRDRLNVWLLVGVNGVGKTTTLGKLANLAVRSGYSALIAAADTFRAAAVQQVQVWGDRSDVPVVANPSANADPAAVVFDAIGAARSKGTDLVLVDTAGRLQTKHNLMEELEKIRRVVDRLAPEAHVESLLVLDASQGQNGLKQAMAFARAAGLTGVVITKLDGTARGGVALAVASEAKLPIRFIGAGEGIRDLRPFNSFEFVEALLASR from the coding sequence ATGGTCTACGACTGGTTTAATCGCGGATCCGTTCCTCCTGAAACCCCAGCTGACCCACTAGTTGATCCAGAGGTCCAATCCGATCAGTCTTCTGCGCCGCAACCATCTGCGACTGAACCTTCTGGAACCCAACCAGCAGACGTGCAAGCGTCGGAACCCCAATCGACTGAGTCGGAAGACGATTCTCTTGAGTGGGCACGCCAGGCTTATGCACGTTTAAAAGCCCAGAAAGCTCAGGCTGCTGAGGCGGCCAAGACGGTTCAGGATGATTCCACATCTGTACAGAACGTGGTTGTGCCTCCAGTCATGGAGCCTCCAGCGGTCGTGCCAGAAACCGTTGTCCCTTCTGTTGTTTCTCCCTCAGAAGAACCTCCTGCACTCGAAGCTCCCTCAGTCGAGCCTGCACAACCGGCCCCTGTTGTGGAGCCTGCTGTTGTTCCCGCTCCCACTCCCGCAGCATCTGCTTCTCCTGCCACAACTCCTACACCTCCCGCTCCGGCGCTGTCTTTTCTTGAACAGGCAGCTGCCCAGCGGGATCAGCGTCAGCAGGAGCTAGAGCAACCTGCTGAGCCAAATCCTGTTCCCGTTGTTCCAGCCGATGCTCAAGACGCTCCGAACATTGATGAGGACGAACCCAGCCTCGGAGACTTCGACGATGCATTCACCTGGTCGGCTGAAGTTTTAGCGGCCCAAGGGCGGAGCGCCGAGCAGGTCACCCTCGAGGAGATCGATTGGTTAGGGCGACTTCGACAAGGCCTGGAGAAAACCCGCCAAGGGTTCGTGACCGGTCTGCTGGAGAACCTGGGCGACGATCCGTTGACGCCAGAGGTGCTCGACGATCTCGAATCGCTTTTGTTGAGAGCTGATGCGGGCGTTCAGGCCACGGATCAGGTGCTGGATGCCTTGAGGCAGCGGATGAACGAACAGGTTGTCGATCCGAGTGAAGGCATTCGTTTCCTGAAGGAACAGCTTCGTGACCTTCTCGATGAGCCGATTAAGTCCAGTGCTGTTGAGGTCCTCGCTCCTCAAAGGGATCGCTTGAATGTTTGGCTTTTGGTTGGTGTGAATGGCGTCGGTAAAACCACAACCCTCGGCAAGCTCGCCAATCTTGCCGTCCGCAGTGGTTATTCCGCTTTGATTGCAGCGGCTGACACCTTCCGTGCTGCTGCTGTTCAGCAAGTGCAGGTTTGGGGAGATCGCAGTGATGTGCCAGTTGTGGCCAATCCCTCAGCGAATGCGGATCCTGCAGCAGTGGTGTTTGATGCCATCGGCGCCGCCCGTTCGAAAGGCACTGATTTGGTTCTGGTAGATACGGCTGGTCGCCTACAGACCAAGCACAACTTGATGGAAGAGCTTGAAAAGATCCGCCGTGTGGTGGATCGTCTTGCTCCCGAAGCCCATGTGGAATCGCTGTTGGTGCTTGATGCCAGTCAGGGTCAGAACGGCTTGAAGCAGGCAATGGCGTTTGCCCGCGCAGCTGGGCTTACAGGTGTGGTGATCACCAAGCTTGATGGCACAGCCAGAGGTGGTGTGGCACTGGCTGTTGCCTCAGAAGCAAAGTTGCCGATTCGCTTTATTGGAGCTGGTGAGGGAATTCGAGACCTTCGTCCCTTCAATAGTTTTGAGTTTGTGGAGGCCCTCTTGGCATCGCGTTGA
- a CDS encoding PP2C family protein-serine/threonine phosphatase — protein sequence MSSTPSWRHPASPQRGINQSLTATASLRQLLESMSREQRSNQELLVSLGFALRSFSNLNRFLELVPVVAARLVGVQGSLLVPFQADGRLWRDQLHMLPGSRTEGMLRALAAHEPGNIIGFGSDESLVRAMDRLVQRQLGSAGLFATSLIARGRPRGRLYVFNPSSPLAWSDVYRRHVQLVADLTGVAIENDLMLQEARRHERVDRQLSIGADIQAQLLPDHCPVIEGVDLAARCRPAFQVGGDYYDFIPTRPELIGRRRERGRWAFVMGDVMGKGVPAGLLMTMLRGMLRAEVLSGLPPDRILYDLNQLALEDLSQSHRFVTLFYSDFDPRTRRLRYANAAHNPPLIWRAQSRKLMRLDAPGLLIGLQPEAEYGCESLVLEPGDVLLYYTDGVTEAPGITGDRFDEARLMRSLEQACRSGTGSQGILDQLFSRLDRFVGPTRQLDDDASMVVLKVKEEIMLPSVPRSLA from the coding sequence GTGAGCAGCACACCTTCATGGAGACATCCGGCCTCTCCTCAACGTGGAATCAATCAATCGTTGACGGCTACAGCCTCGCTCCGACAGTTGTTGGAGAGCATGTCGCGGGAGCAGCGTTCCAATCAGGAGCTGCTGGTGTCGCTTGGGTTTGCTTTGCGCAGTTTCAGCAACCTCAACCGCTTTTTGGAGTTGGTGCCAGTGGTGGCTGCCCGGCTTGTGGGGGTGCAGGGTTCACTGCTTGTTCCGTTTCAGGCTGATGGACGCCTTTGGCGTGACCAGCTTCACATGCTTCCTGGTTCACGCACGGAGGGCATGTTGCGAGCGCTTGCTGCTCATGAACCTGGGAACATCATCGGGTTTGGATCCGACGAAAGCCTTGTGCGTGCCATGGATCGCTTGGTCCAGCGGCAGCTTGGAAGTGCTGGCTTGTTTGCAACGTCGTTGATCGCTCGTGGTCGTCCGAGGGGACGCCTCTATGTGTTCAATCCCTCGAGTCCTCTTGCTTGGAGTGACGTCTATCGCCGACATGTGCAGTTGGTGGCAGACCTCACTGGGGTTGCGATCGAAAATGATTTGATGCTTCAGGAGGCCCGTCGCCACGAACGGGTTGATCGTCAGCTCAGCATTGGAGCGGATATTCAGGCCCAGTTGTTGCCTGATCACTGCCCTGTGATCGAAGGCGTGGATCTTGCGGCGCGTTGCCGGCCGGCCTTTCAAGTTGGCGGTGATTACTACGACTTCATTCCAACGCGGCCAGAACTGATTGGGCGCCGTCGGGAGCGCGGCCGTTGGGCCTTCGTGATGGGGGATGTGATGGGTAAGGGGGTGCCAGCAGGATTGTTGATGACCATGCTGCGCGGCATGCTGCGAGCAGAGGTTTTGAGTGGTTTGCCGCCCGATCGCATTCTTTATGACCTCAACCAATTAGCGCTGGAGGATCTGTCTCAGTCCCATCGGTTCGTAACGCTGTTTTATTCAGATTTCGATCCACGCACTAGGCGTCTTCGCTATGCCAACGCCGCCCACAACCCGCCGTTGATATGGCGTGCCCAATCACGGAAATTGATGCGCCTGGACGCCCCCGGGCTGTTGATTGGTCTTCAGCCTGAGGCGGAATATGGCTGCGAATCACTTGTGCTTGAGCCAGGTGACGTTCTTCTTTATTACACGGATGGAGTGACTGAAGCCCCTGGTATCACAGGTGATCGCTTTGATGAAGCGCGATTGATGCGCTCGCTTGAGCAAGCCTGTCGATCAGGAACTGGTTCCCAAGGGATTCTTGACCAGTTGTTCAGTCGCCTCGATCGTTTTGTGGGACCCACCCGTCAGTTGGATGACGATGCCTCGATGGTGGTGCTCAAGGTCAAAGAGGAGATCATGCTGCCGTCTGTACCCAGGTCTTTGGCCTGA
- the argH gene encoding argininosuccinate lyase, with translation MAGGVTGGGSATWSDRFEQGLHPAIERFNASIGFDITLLQEDLDGSIAHARMLADCGVIQVEEADQLVGGLEQVRQEAASGLFQPGLADEDVHFAVERRLIALLGPVGKKLHTGRSRNDQVGTDLRLWLRRRLDELEQHLLGFQRALLDQANLHSNTLIPGYTHLQRAQPLCLAHHLLAYVEMVERDRQRMADLRKRLNLSPLGAAALAGTPVPIDRRSTASALGFDGIYANSLDAVSDRDFTVEFSAAASLVMVHLSRLAEEVIFWASEECGFVRLTDRCATGSSLMPQKKNPDVPELVRGKCGRVFGHLQGLLTMIKGLPLAYNKDFQEDKEALFDVVATTSQCLEAMTILLQEGLSFRTERLEAAVAADYSNATDVADYLVAKQVPFREAYQLVGAVVKHCLQEGVLLRELTLERWQQFHPAIEADLFEALTPRNVVAARTSEGGTGFDRVNEQLAIWNQRFGLADQVF, from the coding sequence ATGGCAGGGGGTGTGACCGGTGGAGGCTCCGCAACCTGGAGTGACCGGTTTGAGCAGGGATTGCATCCGGCGATTGAACGTTTTAATGCTTCGATTGGCTTTGATATCACTCTTCTTCAAGAGGATCTGGATGGGTCGATCGCCCACGCCCGCATGCTCGCTGATTGCGGTGTGATCCAGGTCGAGGAGGCAGATCAACTTGTGGGTGGTCTTGAACAAGTCCGCCAGGAAGCGGCGTCAGGACTCTTTCAGCCAGGGCTCGCCGATGAAGATGTGCACTTCGCTGTTGAGCGACGCCTGATTGCCCTGCTTGGCCCGGTTGGCAAGAAATTGCACACCGGACGGAGTCGTAACGACCAGGTGGGAACTGATTTGCGGCTTTGGCTGAGGCGGCGTTTGGATGAGCTTGAACAGCATTTGCTTGGTTTTCAGCGCGCCTTGCTTGACCAAGCCAACCTCCACAGCAACACCCTGATTCCTGGCTACACGCATCTGCAGCGTGCCCAGCCTCTCTGCCTCGCACACCATCTTCTTGCCTATGTGGAGATGGTGGAAAGGGATCGGCAGCGGATGGCGGACTTGCGCAAACGCTTGAATCTGTCTCCTCTGGGTGCTGCAGCTTTGGCAGGCACTCCGGTACCGATTGATCGCAGGAGCACTGCATCGGCCCTTGGCTTTGATGGCATCTATGCCAACAGCCTGGACGCTGTGAGTGATCGCGATTTCACCGTGGAATTTTCGGCCGCGGCCTCATTGGTGATGGTGCATCTCAGTCGTCTTGCTGAGGAGGTGATTTTTTGGGCGTCCGAGGAATGTGGCTTTGTACGGCTCACCGATCGCTGTGCAACGGGCAGCAGCCTGATGCCGCAGAAAAAGAATCCCGATGTACCTGAATTGGTGCGTGGCAAATGCGGGCGCGTGTTTGGCCATTTGCAAGGCCTTCTCACGATGATTAAGGGCCTACCACTGGCCTACAACAAAGATTTTCAGGAAGACAAAGAGGCGCTCTTTGATGTGGTGGCCACCACATCGCAATGCCTTGAAGCGATGACGATTTTGCTGCAGGAAGGCCTGAGCTTCAGAACCGAACGCCTCGAGGCGGCTGTTGCTGCGGACTATTCCAATGCCACTGATGTGGCCGACTATCTCGTGGCTAAGCAGGTTCCTTTCCGTGAGGCCTATCAATTGGTGGGTGCCGTCGTGAAACATTGCCTTCAAGAAGGCGTGCTTCTTCGCGAACTGACTCTGGAGCGTTGGCAGCAGTTTCATCCTGCGATCGAGGCTGATTTGTTTGAGGCGTTAACACCTCGCAATGTGGTGGCAGCTCGAACCAGTGAAGGGGGAACAGGTTTCGATCGCGTCAATGAACAGCTGGCGATTTGGAACCAACGATTTGGGCTTGCCGATCAGGTTTTTTGA
- a CDS encoding RNA-binding protein: MSIFVGNLPFRAEQEDIIELFSTYGEVTNCALPLERDTGRKRGFAFVEMSDEAAEASAIEALQGAELMGRPLRINKAEPRGSAPRRDFGGGGGGNYGGGGGGNYGGGGGGNYGGGGGGNYGGGGGGNYGGGGERRSGASGWEDRSYGSGAPPAGGSAYDDGRTRRRRGGADDNSGYGGAEG, from the coding sequence GTGAGCATTTTCGTCGGCAATCTTCCGTTCCGCGCTGAGCAGGAAGACATCATTGAATTGTTTTCCACCTATGGAGAGGTCACGAATTGTGCCCTCCCTCTAGAGCGCGACACCGGTCGTAAACGTGGCTTTGCGTTTGTCGAAATGAGCGACGAAGCAGCCGAAGCATCTGCCATTGAGGCGCTTCAAGGTGCTGAGCTGATGGGTCGTCCCCTGCGCATCAACAAAGCTGAGCCCCGTGGCAGTGCCCCTCGTCGCGATTTCGGCGGTGGTGGCGGCGGCAACTACGGCGGTGGTGGCGGTGGCAACTACGGCGGTGGTGGCGGTGGCAACTACGGCGGTGGTGGCGGTGGCAACTACGGCGGTGGTGGCGGTGGCAACTACGGCGGTGGTGGTGAGCGCCGCTCTGGTGCGAGTGGCTGGGAAGATCGCAGCTATGGAAGTGGAGCTCCTCCAGCTGGCGGCAGTGCCTACGACGATGGCCGTACCCGTCGCCGCCGTGGTGGAGCCGACGACAACAGTGGCTATGGCGGTGCCGAAGGCTGA
- the dusA gene encoding tRNA dihydrouridine(20/20a) synthase DusA yields the protein MDSPLNPDREPAWRFSVAPMLDCTDRHFRMLMRQISKQSLLYSEMVVAQALHHSKRRERLLDFDAEEHPIALQVGGDDPALLADATRMAADWGYDEINLNVGCPSPRVQAGNFGACLMAEPQTVARCVEAMVAASSLPVTVKHRVGIDDLDSDDLLRQFVDQVAEAGALRFSVHARKAWLEGLDPKQNRTIPALQHDRVIALKESRPALTIELNGGLDTPEDCLNALKHCDGAMVGRAAYAHPLRWREIDSLIYGAAPRQVLASDVVLGLIPHAERHLQRGGRLWDLCRHLVQVVEAVPGARYWRNNLSTKAQRAGAGIEIIEEAAQQLLDAGL from the coding sequence ATGGATTCCCCACTCAACCCCGACCGGGAACCCGCCTGGCGCTTCAGTGTGGCGCCCATGCTGGATTGCACGGATCGGCATTTCCGCATGCTGATGCGCCAAATCAGCAAACAAAGCCTGCTGTACAGCGAAATGGTGGTGGCGCAAGCTCTACACCACAGCAAGCGCCGTGAACGGCTGCTGGACTTCGACGCAGAGGAACATCCAATAGCGCTACAGGTGGGGGGCGACGATCCTGCGTTACTAGCGGACGCCACGCGGATGGCAGCTGATTGGGGGTACGACGAGATCAACCTCAATGTGGGCTGCCCGAGTCCAAGGGTGCAAGCCGGGAATTTTGGGGCTTGTTTAATGGCAGAACCGCAAACCGTGGCGCGTTGTGTGGAGGCCATGGTGGCGGCATCATCCCTTCCCGTCACGGTGAAACATCGCGTAGGGATCGATGATCTCGACAGTGATGACCTGCTCAGACAGTTTGTTGACCAAGTGGCTGAAGCTGGAGCCCTACGTTTTTCAGTGCATGCCCGTAAAGCATGGCTGGAAGGATTAGATCCCAAACAAAACCGCACGATTCCTGCTCTTCAGCACGATCGAGTGATCGCCTTAAAAGAATCCAGGCCGGCTCTCACCATTGAATTAAATGGTGGCCTTGATACCCCTGAGGATTGCCTCAACGCCCTAAAACACTGCGATGGGGCGATGGTTGGACGGGCCGCCTATGCCCACCCACTGCGCTGGCGTGAAATCGACAGCCTGATCTATGGCGCGGCGCCGCGCCAAGTGCTGGCCTCCGATGTCGTGCTTGGGCTGATCCCCCACGCCGAACGTCATCTTCAGCGAGGAGGACGACTTTGGGATCTATGCCGCCATCTCGTCCAGGTTGTAGAAGCGGTGCCTGGAGCAAGGTATTGGCGCAACAATCTGAGCACCAAAGCTCAAAGAGCTGGTGCTGGGATTGAAATCATTGAGGAAGCAGCCCAGCAACTGCTTGATGCCGGGCTCTGA
- the msrB gene encoding peptide-methionine (R)-S-oxide reductase MsrB, whose amino-acid sequence MTTSMQPWLLSRRSMLLASIAGMVGVLRAPDQVLAASKAGEATWDLSDGEWKKRLSPEAYQVLRQEGTERPFTSPFNNEKREGTYLCAGCDLPLFASTAKFDSGTGWPSFWQPLPGGVETKVDFKLILPRTEYHCRRCGGHQGHVFNDGPRPTGKRYCNNGVALRFQPTA is encoded by the coding sequence ATGACGACTTCGATGCAGCCTTGGTTGTTGAGCCGACGTTCGATGCTTTTGGCCTCGATTGCCGGGATGGTGGGAGTCTTAAGAGCCCCGGATCAAGTGTTGGCTGCTTCTAAGGCCGGTGAGGCAACTTGGGATCTCAGCGATGGGGAATGGAAAAAACGTCTGTCGCCTGAGGCCTACCAGGTGTTGCGTCAGGAAGGCACAGAACGACCATTCACCAGTCCGTTTAACAACGAAAAACGAGAGGGCACCTACCTCTGTGCCGGTTGCGACCTGCCGTTGTTTGCTTCCACCGCCAAGTTTGATAGCGGTACCGGTTGGCCCAGTTTTTGGCAGCCTCTTCCTGGCGGTGTGGAGACAAAAGTAGATTTCAAATTAATTCTTCCTCGCACTGAATATCACTGCAGACGCTGCGGTGGGCATCAGGGCCATGTTTTTAATGACGGTCCCCGACCGACGGGTAAGCGCTACTGCAACAACGGAGTCGCCTTGCGTTTCCAACCCACGGCATGA
- a CDS encoding NAD(P)/FAD-dependent oxidoreductase: MAAITAAERGVRDVLILEATPEVLTKVRISGGGRCNVTHACWDPMELVGHYPRGSKPLRGPFSQFACGDSIAWFDEHGLTLVEESDGRMFPQQNRSEAVVECLRRAALAAGVKIQCGSAVRELSCSAGGDFQLCDQRSALHHTKRVLLATGGHPSGRRLAQDLGHRIVPPVPSLFSLKLQAPALTACSGIALDDVSLDLKVGDQRFREKGRVLITHRGVSGPAILRLTAFAARALHASRYKGELRVDWSGGLGRERVQQRLQQARREQARRTLVAAKPFENLPRRLWLAFLTQAGVAGERRWADLPVKAERNLVETLCAQRLSVQGRGPFGEEFVTAGGVDLGEVNLATMESRRCTGLYLAGELLDVDGVTGGFNFQACWSGGWLAGKAIAAALAPVDGPT, encoded by the coding sequence ATGGCAGCGATCACCGCCGCCGAACGAGGGGTTCGTGATGTTCTGATCTTGGAGGCGACCCCAGAAGTGCTCACAAAAGTGCGCATCAGCGGTGGCGGTCGCTGCAACGTCACCCATGCTTGCTGGGATCCCATGGAGTTGGTGGGTCATTACCCCCGGGGAAGCAAACCATTGCGGGGTCCCTTCAGTCAGTTTGCGTGCGGGGATTCCATTGCTTGGTTCGATGAGCACGGACTCACGCTTGTGGAAGAGTCCGATGGACGCATGTTTCCCCAGCAGAATCGCTCTGAGGCGGTTGTGGAGTGCCTGAGGCGGGCTGCTTTAGCAGCAGGGGTAAAGATTCAGTGCGGCTCAGCTGTGCGTGAACTCAGCTGCTCCGCCGGTGGAGACTTTCAACTCTGCGATCAACGCTCTGCCCTTCATCACACCAAGCGCGTGTTGCTGGCCACTGGCGGCCATCCCAGTGGACGACGTCTTGCTCAGGATTTAGGTCACAGGATTGTGCCGCCGGTGCCGTCGCTGTTCAGCTTGAAATTGCAGGCTCCTGCTTTGACCGCGTGCAGCGGCATTGCGCTGGATGACGTGAGCTTGGATTTAAAGGTTGGTGATCAGCGCTTTCGTGAGAAGGGCCGGGTGCTGATTACCCATCGGGGTGTGAGCGGGCCTGCGATCTTGCGGCTCACCGCATTTGCAGCGCGGGCCCTCCATGCCAGTCGTTACAAGGGTGAGTTGCGAGTGGATTGGAGTGGTGGATTGGGGCGTGAGCGTGTTCAGCAGAGGTTGCAACAGGCGCGGCGTGAGCAGGCGCGACGCACGCTGGTGGCTGCCAAGCCGTTTGAGAATTTGCCCAGACGTCTTTGGCTTGCCTTCTTGACGCAGGCGGGAGTGGCTGGAGAACGCCGCTGGGCAGATCTTCCCGTAAAGGCGGAACGCAATTTGGTGGAGACCCTCTGCGCTCAACGTTTATCGGTCCAGGGTCGCGGCCCGTTCGGGGAAGAATTTGTGACCGCTGGTGGCGTTGATCTGGGCGAGGTGAATTTGGCAACGATGGAAAGTCGTCGTTGCACTGGGTTGTATTTAGCGGGTGAATTACTGGATGTGGATGGGGTAACCGGAGGCTTTAATTTCCAGGCCTGTTGGAGCGGCGGCTGGCTTGCGGGTAAAGCGATTGCTGCAGCATTGGCTCCTGTTGATGGGCCTACTTAA